The genomic stretch CCACGGTCGCCAGTTGAACGCCCACGTCCGGACGATGCGCCTCTGCGCCGACGAGGAAATCGATCGGTGGCCGGTCGGAAAGCCGTTCACGCTTCTACCGGCCATGCAGGCGATCACCCTCAACGTGATGCTGCGGGCCGTCTTCGGTTACGAGGCCGGACCTCAACGAGACGAGCTCGCGGCTCGCGTCCGGTCGATGATCGACCCGCTCGCCCGACCCCGCGGGGCGATCGCACTGCGCGCGGTTCTGCGCGGTCGCGATGACGCCCGCGCCGCCCAGAGCTTCGAGATGCGCAGGCGGGCGGTCGATGACCTGCTGTATGCCGAGATCACCCGCCGTCGCGCCGATCCTGGACTGGCAGCGCTAAACGACGTGTTCTCGACGCTGCTCCTCGCCCGGGACTCGAGCGACCAGGGTCTGAGTGACCGTGAGGTGCGCGACGAGCTGCTCACGCTCTTGCTTGCCGGGCACGAGACAACCGCAACGGGGCTTGCCTGGACGCTCGACCTGCTGCTGCACGATCGCAGGGTCATGCAGCGGGCGCAACAGCGCGACCCCAGCTACCT from Chloroflexota bacterium encodes the following:
- a CDS encoding cytochrome P450, translating into MTTEGCAQAISGPDHRPPPPSPGLPKVVQTAGFIFGGVTFLEAMRRRYGGAITMRTAFDDGFVMVFDPDMVKSLFQGPVESLHAGEANAMLGPILGARSVLLLDGAEHLSHRRLMLPFFHGRQLNAHVRTMRLCADEEIDRWPVGKPFTLLPAMQAITLNVMLRAVFGYEAGPQRDELAARVRSMIDPLARPRGAIALRAVLRGRDDARAAQSFEMRRRAVDDLLYAEITRRRADPGLAALNDVFSTLLLARDSSDQGLSDREVRDELLTLLLAGHETTATGLAWTLDLLLHDRRVMQRAQQRDPSYL